AACCGGTCCGGGACGACCAGTTCCGATGGGATGATCGGCTACCTGAACAATGGGCAGAATCTCCATCAAAGAATTGGTCAAAAAGCATTCCTGGGCTTGCATCAACGCATCGGGTGGAAAATTCCCCTCACGAATCGGTATCTGAAGCCCTTTTGCTAGTTTCAAAACCAACCGCCTGGTTATGCCGGGAAGGATACCAGCATCTTTGGGAGGAGTGATTAAAGTATTATCTCGAAAGATGAAAATATTGCCAACCGCTCCCTCAGCTACGAAACCCTTGGTGTTCAGGAGAATCGCCTGATCTACCCCAGCAGCCTTTGCCTCCATCAGAGCCAAAATATTATTCAAAAAATTCATCGATTTTACCCTCGCCAGGGGCGAGAGATCATCTTGGCGTGTATTCGCTATGATCGCCCTTGCTCCCTTCTCATACAATTCGTGAGG
The Actinomycetota bacterium DNA segment above includes these coding regions:
- the ilvE gene encoding branched-chain-amino-acid transaminase; amino-acid sequence: MEEIVYLNGRLVPKREAKISIFDHGFLYGDGLFETMRSYNGRVFRLTEHIKRLFKSAKFLRLKLGVTEEEIETAVQETIKANDLLDAYVRLTISRGEGETGPDPSTCPKSTVVIIARPFRSYPHELYEKGARAIIANTRQDDLSPLARVKSMNFLNNILALMEAKAAGVDQAILLNTKGFVAEGAVGNIFIFRDNTLITPPKDAGILPGITRRLVLKLAKGLQIPIREGNFPPDALMQAQECFLTNSLMEILPIVQVADHPIGTGRPGPVTQQLILAYRELVRIETRY